In Massilistercora timonensis, the following are encoded in one genomic region:
- a CDS encoding phage major capsid protein, protein MKHEELIKCTKDQLNARLKEIGAAAKTAEGDVLDALLTEAQDIRDILDQAKKREQLQGFADEAEDPAPGAGEKGEKGSADVKAFDKRGGALKAGAGVRFSARIATPNVRASLSVSQTAPVVHTAPDLNQTTNPVSALIDMVKVVPLNGGETYERGFVKDYGADDGGSTTEGGAYNDVEPSFGYATIEKQKVTAYTEEPEEMQKLPNADYDSVIEGSVSKAIRRYLSRQILVGDGSTSKLKGIFYNPTKESERVIDPATDIDTITAIDDGTLDEIIYSFGGDEEVEGVATLILNKQDLKAFAKLRDKQGRKVYTIVNRGQTGTIDGVPFVINSACAAISNTATAEGAYEMAYGYLQNYELAVFSDIDVRRSDDYKFKNGQTAFRASMFAGGSVAAWNGFIRVKKATTTSGEESQ, encoded by the coding sequence ATGAAACACGAAGAACTTATCAAATGCACAAAAGATCAGTTGAACGCGCGTCTGAAAGAGATCGGGGCAGCGGCAAAGACGGCAGAGGGCGACGTATTGGACGCGTTACTGACCGAAGCGCAGGATATCCGGGACATTCTGGATCAGGCGAAAAAGCGCGAACAGCTTCAGGGTTTCGCGGATGAAGCAGAAGATCCCGCGCCGGGAGCGGGCGAAAAAGGAGAAAAGGGCAGCGCAGACGTGAAAGCGTTTGACAAACGCGGCGGCGCACTTAAAGCGGGCGCGGGCGTCAGATTTTCCGCGCGTATTGCGACGCCAAACGTCCGGGCGTCCTTGTCTGTTTCGCAGACCGCCCCCGTGGTTCATACTGCCCCGGATCTGAATCAGACGACAAACCCGGTTTCCGCCCTGATCGATATGGTCAAGGTCGTTCCGTTAAATGGCGGCGAAACATACGAACGCGGCTTCGTGAAGGATTACGGCGCGGACGACGGAGGAAGCACGACAGAGGGCGGAGCGTACAACGACGTTGAACCGTCCTTCGGTTACGCAACGATCGAAAAGCAGAAAGTGACAGCATACACGGAGGAACCGGAGGAAATGCAGAAATTACCGAACGCGGATTATGATTCCGTCATCGAAGGTTCCGTCAGCAAGGCAATCCGGCGCTATCTGTCCCGGCAGATTCTTGTCGGGGACGGTTCCACGTCAAAGTTAAAAGGTATTTTCTATAATCCGACAAAGGAAAGTGAGCGCGTGATCGATCCGGCGACGGATATTGATACAATCACGGCGATCGACGATGGAACACTGGATGAAATTATCTATTCCTTCGGCGGAGACGAGGAAGTCGAGGGCGTGGCGACGCTGATCCTGAACAAGCAGGATTTAAAAGCGTTCGCAAAGCTGCGGGACAAGCAGGGGCGCAAGGTTTACACGATCGTAAATCGCGGGCAGACCGGGACGATCGACGGCGTTCCGTTCGTTATCAATTCCGCGTGTGCTGCTATCAGCAATACAGCGACAGCGGAAGGCGCGTATGAAATGGCATACGGCTATTTACAGAATTACGAACTGGCAGTCTTTTCCGATATCGACGTCCGTCGTTCTGACGACTATAAGTTCAAGAACGGGCAGACGGCGTTCAGGGCGTCCATGTTCGCGGGCGGTTCCGTGGCGGCGTGGAATGGATTTATCCGCGTAAAGAAAGCGACAACGACTAGCGGCGAAGAATCGCAGTAA
- a CDS encoding head maturation protease, ClpP-related, whose translation MPKMKAFNCFEVKNETATSADLYFYGDIVSDWWGAWQEEDQYPEAIKNFLSGQQGKSLNIYINSGGGSVFAGIAIYNMIRRFAETNAVSVTVDGLAGSIASVIAFAGNTPPKIPSNAFLMIHNPFALVEGNAADLRKMADDLDVITTGILNVYMEHVKEGVTEDQIRALMDAETWLNGRDAAEYFNIETTESVAEIAAASGGYVARARNVPKDIVIQWAAGAARNKTSDNQDARSAVLNQNKKRDEIARIIINSL comes from the coding sequence ATGCCAAAAATGAAAGCATTTAACTGTTTCGAGGTAAAGAACGAAACGGCGACGTCGGCAGATTTATATTTTTATGGCGATATTGTTTCGGACTGGTGGGGAGCATGGCAGGAAGAAGATCAGTACCCGGAAGCAATTAAAAATTTCCTGTCCGGACAGCAGGGGAAAAGCCTGAATATTTATATCAATTCCGGCGGCGGTTCCGTATTCGCCGGGATTGCAATTTACAACATGATCCGGCGCTTTGCGGAGACGAACGCCGTTTCTGTGACAGTGGACGGACTGGCGGGATCGATTGCGTCCGTGATTGCCTTCGCCGGAAATACGCCGCCGAAAATCCCGTCAAACGCGTTTTTGATGATACACAATCCGTTTGCATTGGTAGAGGGAAACGCGGCGGACTTGCGGAAAATGGCGGACGATCTGGACGTCATCACGACAGGGATCCTGAATGTCTATATGGAACACGTCAAAGAGGGCGTGACAGAGGATCAGATCCGCGCCCTTATGGACGCGGAAACATGGCTGAACGGTCGGGACGCCGCCGAATATTTCAACATCGAGACGACGGAAAGCGTTGCCGAGATTGCGGCGGCGTCCGGCGGATATGTAGCGAGGGCGCGGAACGTGCCGAAAGATATTGTTATCCAGTGGGCGGCAGGAGCCGCGAGAAACAAAACGTCTGATAATCAGGACGCGCGGTCGGCGGTACTGAATCAGAATAAAAAGCGCGACGAAATCGCGCGGATCATTATCAACAGTTTGTGA